In Ochotona princeps isolate mOchPri1 chromosome 21, mOchPri1.hap1, whole genome shotgun sequence, a single genomic region encodes these proteins:
- the LOC131482918 gene encoding SS18-like protein 2 — protein MSVAFIPDWLWGSAEINQETTQRLLEENDQLIRCIMQYQNKGQAHECVQYQHVLHRNFIYLATITDANPASTSQAK, from the coding sequence ATGTCAGTGGCCTTCATTCCTGACTGGCTGTGGGGCAGTGCTGAAATCAATCAGGAGACGACCCAGCGGCTCCTGGAGGAGAATGATCAGCTCATCCGCTGCATCATGCAGTACCAGAACAAGGGCCAAGCCCACGAGTGTGTCCAGTACCAGCATGTGTTACATAGAAATTTCATTTATCTAGCTACCATTACAGATGCCAATCCAGCCAGTACCTCACAAGCCAAATAA